A window of Phenylobacterium sp. NIBR 498073 genomic DNA:
GAACATCAGGTCGGACGGTAAGCCTCGCTCGGCGCCCATCGTCGTTGCCTCACATTAGCCCAGCCACTCTTCCAATTCGCGAACCTGGAGACGCGTTCCCGTTAATCGTGCATTTGACTTAGATAGTTCGCAAACCTAACTACATGTCATGCCGAATTCGCCAGAGACGCTCGCCCTCGCCGACAGCCTTCGCGCACCGCTCCTGCGGGCGGCGCGGCGGCTGCGCCAGGAGGCCCAGCGCGCAGGCAGCTCTGCGCTCGACGCGCTGATCCTCGGCTACATCCGCCGGCGCCCCGGTGTCGGCGTCAGCGAGCTGGCCCAGGCCGAGCAGATCTCGCGCCCCAGCATGAGCGGCCACATCAAGCGGCTGGAGGCCGCGGGCTGGATCCAGCGCTTCGGCGACCAAGAGGACGGGCGTCGCTCAGGCCTGCAGATCACGCCAGCGGGCGAAGCCCAGCTCGACGCGGTCCGCCAGCGCCGCAACGACTGGCTCGCCGACCGTCTGGCGCGGCTGACGCCCGAGGCCCGCGCCGCCCTCGCCGCAGCCGGCCCGCCGCTGCTGCAACTGCTGGAGCAGGACCAGTGAGCCCGGTGGACCAGCCGCTTGGAGACAAGGGCTCCACCGCCACGACCCGCGGCTGGGTGATCCCGGCGATCATCGGGTCGGCCATGCTCATGCAGACGATGAACGCGACGGTGATCGCCAACGCGCTGCCGACCATGGCCGTGGCGCTGGGCGAGCCGCCGCTGCGCCTGAACCTCGCCATCACCATGTTCCTGCTGGCCTCGGCGGTTTTCCTGCCGATCAGCGGCTGGGTCGCCGACAAGTTCGGCGCCAAGCGGATCTTCATGGTCTCGATGGTGCTTTTCGCGCTCGCCTCGGCGGCCTGCGGTTTCGCCCAGGACCTGACCCAGCTGGTCATCGCCCGCATCTTCCAGGGCGTCGGCGGGGCCATGATGGCCCCCGTCGGCCGGCTCGTCCTGCTGCGCACTACGCCCAAGGAGGAGTTGGTCGGCGCGATGTCGGTGATGACCATGCCGGCCCTGCTCGGCCCGGTCATCGGGCCGATCGTCGGCGGCGCGATCGTCACCTTCGCCGACTGGCGCTGGATCTTCTTCCTGAGCATCCCCGTCGCCGTGGTCGGGCTGCTGCTGGTCATGCGCTACGTGCCCAACGTCAAGGAGCAGGAGGTCTCGCCCATCGACTGGAAGGGCACGCTGCTCACCGGCCTTGGGCTGGCCGGCCTGATCTTCGGCTTCGAGAACCTCGGCCGCGGCCTGCTGCCCGACGTCCTGGTTGCGGCGATGTTCTTCGGCGGTCTGGCGGCGCTGGTCGTCTACTGGCGCCACGCGCGGGGCAATCCGCACGCCATCCTCGATCTCTCCGTGTTCCGGCTGCAGACCTTCCGCGCCTCGGTGATCGGCGGCGCCTTCATGCGCATCGCCATGGGCGCCACCCCGTTCATGCTCGCCATGCTGCTCCAGGTCGGCTTCGGCCTATCGGCGATCCAAGCGGGCCTGATGACCTTCATCTCAGCCGCGGGGGCCCTGGTGATGAAGACGACGGCCCCGCCGATCCTGCGCCGCTTCGGCTTCCGCTCGGTGCTGGTCGTCAACGCCCTGATCGTCGCCGTCAGCTTCGTGGCCTATGGCCTCTTCACCCCGACCACGCCGCACTGGCTGATCCTGTTGATCCTTGGCATCGGCGGCTTCTTCCGCTCGCTGCACTTCACCAGCCTCAACGGCCTGGCCTTCGCTGACATCGGCCAGGACCGCATGAGCCGCGCTTCGACCACGTCCTCAATGGTGCAACAGCTTGTGCAGTCGGTCGGTATTGGGCTGGCCGCGGCGCTGATGCACTTCTTCATGGTCGCACGCGGCGAAGACCAGTTGACCGCCGCGGCGATCTCGCCCGCTTTCGTAGTCACCGGCCTGATCACCCTGATCTCGCTGGTCTTCTTCATCCCGCTGCCCCGCGACGCCGGCGACGAGATGAACGGCCGCAAGTGATCCAATCGGCGCGTGCGGCGTTTATCGCTCGTTCAGGGGCGATCCCATCTCAGGAGGCGAGCATGATCCGCAAGGCGCGCGCGGTTTGGCGCGGAACCGGCCGTGACGGCGACGGCGATCTGACCACCGATTCCGGGGCGCTGTCGGCCACGCCCTACAGCTTCAAGACCCGGTTCGAGGACACGCCCGGAACCAACCCGGAGGAGCTGATCGCCGCAGCCCACGCCGGCTGCTTCACCATGCAACTCGCCTTCCTGATCCAGCGCGCCGGCTTGGCCGCCGAGGAGCTCTCCACGGAAGCGGCGGTGTCGCTGGTCTCGGATGGCGAAGGCTTCAGGATCGACCGCTCTGCGCTCACCCTGCAGGCCAAGGTGCCGGGGATCAACCAGGTCAAGTTCGATGAGCTGGCCCGGATGGCCGAGAAGAACTGTCCGGTCTCCAGGCTGCTCAACGCCGAGATCACGCTGCAGGCGACGCTGATCTCCTAGCGTCGCGCCAGCAGGGCGCTCATCCGGCACTCCGCCCCCTCGGGCGGAAAGTCCAGTTCGACGGTCCCGCCATAGGCCTGCAGCGCGCTGAGCGTCAGCCGCGTGCCGAATCCGGTGCGCTTCGGCGGGATCACCCGCGGCCCTCCGCGCTCGCGCCAGTGCAGCTGCAGGCGCTCGCCGTCCACGCGCCAGACGATCGAGACCCGCCCTGCCCCGGACAATGCGCCGTACTTGGCCGCATTGGTCGCCAGCTCGTTCAGCACCATCACCAGGTTGACGGCCATCTCGGGACCCAGCGGCGCCGGCGCCTCGGGCCCGTCGATGGCGAACCCCTCGGCCGCGAACGGCGCCAGCGCGGCCTCGATCACGTCGCGCAGGTCGGCCGCCTCCCAGACGTTGCGGGTCAGCAGGTCGTGGCCGCGAGCCAGCGACTGCAGGCGGCTGTCGAACGCCGCCCGGAACGCCGCGGGGTCGTCCGGCGCGCCGCGCATGGTCTGCGAGGCGATCGCCTGCACCGCGGCCAGATTGTTCTTCACGCGATGGTTCAGCTCGGCGAGCAGCAGATCCTGCCGCTGCCGCGCCGCCACCTGGGCGGTGATGTCCTGCGAGGTGCCGATCACCCGGACCGGACGTCCCAGGCCGTCGAACGATACGCGCGCCGCGCCGCGGACCCAGACCGCAGACCCGCCCTCGCCGCCGGCCGTCGTGCGGTGCTCGACCACATAATGCCCGTCGTTCTCACCGGCCATCGCCGCATCGTAAGCGGTGCGGGTGGCCGGGAAGTCCTCAACATGGACCGCGGCCGCATAGGTCGCGTAGTTGATGTCGCCTTCTGCCGGCAGGCCGAACATTCGCCGAGTTCGCCCGTCCCAATCCACCCGGTCGGTGGCGACATCGTACTCCCAGAACCCGAGTTCGGTCGCGTTCAGCGCCAGCGTCAACCGCTCGCCCTGACGCTCGGCCTCGGTCTGCGCGAGGTGCTGCTGCGTGATGTCGATGATGATGAACGCCACCTGCCCAGCGGCCTCCGCCAGCGGCGTGAAGGTTCCGAGGAACCAGCCCTGGCGACCGCTCGGAAAGCGGAACGAATACTCGATCGTCTCGGCCGTCCCGCCCAGCAGCACCCGATGCAGGACCTCGAGCCGCCCGCCGATCTGGTCGCTCGCCACGCCCAGGTCGCGCCCAGTTCGACCGTTGAGGGCGCCTGGCGCACAGCCATAGAATTCGCACGCCCCCCGATTGGCCATGACGAAGCGATAATCGTCCGCCAGGGGCTCGACGACCCCGGCCAACATCGAGGGCGCGTCAAGCATCGCCTGGAGCAGCGCTTCGCCGCCGGCGCCGGCGTTTCGCCAGTCGCCCTTCCGCCCCTCGTCGCCCATTCGCCCTCCGCCCGTAACAGTTCGATCCTAGGGCGGGTTTTTCCGCCTGGACAGACGGCGATAGGCCTCAGGCGGCGCGCTGCGTCGTTTGGTCCGGCTCAGTCGGCAGGTCGCCCGATGCGGCGTTGTAGACTTCCATGTTCAGCATGCCCTGCTGCTTGGCGACCAGCGTCGGCACCAGCGCCTGGCCCGCGACGTTGGTCGCGGTGCGGCCCATATCGAGGATCGGATCAATCGCCAGCAGCAGCCCCACGCCTTCCAGCGGCAGGCCCAGGGTCGAGAGCGTCAGGGTGAGCATCACCACCGCTCCGGTCAGCCCGGCCGTCGCCGCCGACCCGATCACCGAGACGAAGACGATCAGGAAGTAGTCGCTCACCGCCAGCGGCACATTGTAGAACTGCGCCACGAAGATCGCCGCCACGGCCGGATAGATCGCCGCGCAGCCGTCCATCTTGGTCGTCGCGCCCAGGGGCACGGCGAAGGCGGCGTAGGACCGCGGCACGCCCAGCGCGCTTTCGGCCACCGTCTGTGTCACCGGCAGGGTTCCTATCGACGAACGCGAGACGAAGCCGAGCTGGATCGCCGGCCAGGCCCCGGCGAAGAATTTCAGCGGATTCAATCCATTGGCAAGCAGCAGGGTGGGGTAGACGACGAACAGCACCAGACCCAGGCCCGCATATACGGCCAGGGCGAAGGCGCCCAGCTGCGCCAGCGCGTCCCATCCGTAGTGCGCCACGGCGTTGCCGAACAGGCCGATGGTGCCGATCGGAGTGAGGCGGATCACCCACCATAGGATCTTGCGCACGATGGCCAGCGCCGAGGCGTTGAACGCCAGGAACGGCTCGGCCGCCGCGCCCGACTTCAGCGCCGCGATGCCGGTGACGAGGGAGATAACCACGATCTGCAGCACGTTGAACGACAGCGTCGTCTTGGCGCCGTCGTCCGCCAGGGTCGTGGACGCCGCCAAGCCCAGCATGTTCGAGGGCACGAGGCCGGTGAGGAAATCGAGCCAGGAGCCGCTGGTCTGCGAGACCCCCGCAGCCGCCGCCGCGACGGTGGTGTTGAGCCCCGGCTTGAGCGCCAGGCCCAGGACGATGCCGATGCTGACGGCGATCAGGGCGGTCGCCGCGAACCAGAACAGCGTGCGCCAGACGAGCGCTGCGGCGTTCTGCAACTCGCGCAGGTTCGCGATGCTGGCGACGATGGCGGTGAACACCAACGGCGGCACCAGCACGCGTAGGAGCTGGATGAAGGTCGCTCCCGCCAGCCGCAAGGCCTCCGACAGGCCATGCCCCGCCTGCCCGGCCTCAGAACCCAGTTGGCGCGCCAGCAGCCCCAACCCCAGGCCCAGCGCCATGCCGGCCAGGACCTGAAAGCCGAATGAGGCGAAGATGCCGCCGCGTTTGCGCGCCTGCGCCATGGAAAGCTCCTACTGAAAGTCGCGCGGAGCATGGTCGGGGCTCGGACGCCGCGCCAGCGGTTTGAGCTTTTTGTGTCCTTAGAAAACCTGCAAGCGGTCGGATCGGCCCTGTCGCCGGCGCCGACCGGCAGAACCTGCCCACCCAGGGGCGCAGTTTTTGCCGTGCCTGGACGGCAGAATTTACCGTGTTTGACCTTGCCCAGCGCCTGGAAAGCCGCGCCCGCGACGACGATCTGCGAAAAACCTCAAGCGGATCAACGATGATTGGTTAACGGCCAAAACTGGCCCGACCCTTGCTCAGGAGTCCCGCAGGCAAAACGCCTCCGGCAGTCAAAATGACGTCGGTCTCCGAGAAAAGGAACCAAGTGTATGTCGATGAATTCGGTCAACACGAACAAAGGCGCGATGATCGCGCTGCAAAACCTGAACGCCACGAACAAAGACCTCGGCATCGTTCAGAACCGGATCAACACCGGCCAGAAGATCTCCACCGCCAAGGACAACGGCGCCATCTGGGCCATCGCCCAGAACCAACGCGCTGAATCGGCCTCCCTCAATTCGGTCATCTCGTCGCTGCAACGCGGCCAGTCTGTGGCTGACGTCGCCATGTCGGCCGGCACCGCCATCTCGGACATCCTCGTCCAGATGAAGGAAAAGGTCCTGGCGGCGACTGAAGCGGGCCTGTCGACCGCCTCCAAGGCGGCGCTCAGCGACGAATACAAGTCGCTGCGCGACCAGATCGACACGATCGCCAACAACGCCACCTTCGACGGCGTCAACCTGATCTCGACGACTTCGGTCAATAGCGCGAGCATCAAGGCGATCGCCAACGCCGACGCCACCGCGACCATCGACATCGACCACGTCGTCCTGTCGAAGTCGAACGCCAAGATCGCCGCCACCCTGGCCACCCTGACCAACGGCGTGACCTCGGCGGACGTGAAGGAAGTGGAAGACGCCATCCAGGACGTCTCCTCGGCCCTCTCGAAGCTCGGCACCGGCGCCAAGGCGCTCGATACCCACATGACCAACGTCATGAAGCTCCAGGACACCCTGGACGCCGGGGTCGGTAACCTGGTCGACGCCGACCTGGCGAAGGAAAGCGCGAAGCTGCAAGCGCTGCAGACCAAGCAACAGCTTGGCGTGCAGGCCCTCAGCATCGCCAACCAGTCGTCGAGCAGCCTGCTCGGACTGTTCCGATAAGACCAACGAACGCTTCGCGTTCAACGGCGGCGGCGGGAAGGGAAACCTTCCCGCCGCTTTCGTTTTGAAGCCCCTACTCGGCCGCCATAGCCAGAGCGCTGCCGCGGGTCAGCGAGGTCTTCGCCGCCAGCGCGGCCTTGGCGGCCTCGTATTCGGCGGCCAGCCGATCGATCATTTCTCCGGCGCTCGGAATCTCCTTGATCGCGCCGATCCCCTGACCGCAGCCCCAGATGTCCTTCCAGGCCTTGGCCTTCTGGTTGCCGCCCGAACCGAAGCTCATCTTCGACGGATCCGATTCCGGCAGGTTGTCCGGGTCCAGGCCCGCGGCCTCGATCGACGGACGCAGGTAGTTGCCGTGCACGCCGGTGAACAGGTTCGAATAGACGATGTCGTCGCCGCTGCTGGCGACGATCATGTCCTTATAGCCCTGCACCGCATTGGCTTCCTTCGTCGCGATGAAGGCCGAGCCGATATAGGCGAGGTCCGCGCCCATAGCCTGGGCGCCCAGGATCGCAGCGCCGTTGGCGATCGAACCCGACAGCGCGATCGGACCATCGAACCACTCGCGCAGTTCCTGGATCAGCGCGAACGGCGACAGGTGACCGGCGTGACCGCCGGCGCCGGCGGCGACCGGGATCAGGCCGTCGGCCCCCTTCTCCACCGCCTTGCGGGCGAAGCGGTCGTTGATCACGTCATGCAGCACCACGCCGCCGTACGAGTGGATCGCCTTGTTCACATCTTCGCGCGCGCCGAGCGAGGTGATGGTCACCGGCACCTTGTACTTCACGGCCATCTCGACGTCGTGCTCGAGCCGGTCGTTGGTCTTGTGAACGATCTGGTTCATCGCGAACGGCGCCGAGGGACGGTCCGGATTCTTGCGGTCCCAGTCGGCCAGTTCCTCAGTGATCTGGGCCAGCCATTCGTCGAGCTGGCTCGCCGGACGCGCATTGAGCGCCGGGAACGAACCGACGATCCCCGCCTTGCACTGGGCGATCACGAGTTCCGGGCCGGAGATGATGAACAGCGGCGAGCCGATCACCGGAATGCGCAGGCGCTCTGCGAGAATGGGGGGCAAGGCCATTGGGTCGTCCTTATGAGATGTGTCGATCTAATTTTTACAGCGTACACACAAAAATTCATGCCACGCAAGCGTCCCCGCACCGCCTGACCCCGCGTGAACTTGACGCGTCGCTTGGTCAGGTCGCAATGACAGGGTGATGACCGACACTTCGATCGCTTCCGGCGCCTTCCCGCCCGCCACCGCCGCCGACTGGCGCGCCCTGGTGGAAAAGACCCTGAAGGACGCCCCCTTCGAGAGCCTTCAGCGCACCACGCTCGAGGGGCTGCCCATCGCTCCGCTTTACGAAGCCGGGCGTGAGGGGCCGAAGTTCGCGCCGCGGCCGCATGACGCCGAACGCCCGTGGGACCTGAGGGCCGCCGTCGCCCATCCCGATCCGGCG
This region includes:
- a CDS encoding MarR family transcriptional regulator; protein product: MPNSPETLALADSLRAPLLRAARRLRQEAQRAGSSALDALILGYIRRRPGVGVSELAQAEQISRPSMSGHIKRLEAAGWIQRFGDQEDGRRSGLQITPAGEAQLDAVRQRRNDWLADRLARLTPEARAALAAAGPPLLQLLEQDQ
- a CDS encoding MFS transporter; amino-acid sequence: MSPVDQPLGDKGSTATTRGWVIPAIIGSAMLMQTMNATVIANALPTMAVALGEPPLRLNLAITMFLLASAVFLPISGWVADKFGAKRIFMVSMVLFALASAACGFAQDLTQLVIARIFQGVGGAMMAPVGRLVLLRTTPKEELVGAMSVMTMPALLGPVIGPIVGGAIVTFADWRWIFFLSIPVAVVGLLLVMRYVPNVKEQEVSPIDWKGTLLTGLGLAGLIFGFENLGRGLLPDVLVAAMFFGGLAALVVYWRHARGNPHAILDLSVFRLQTFRASVIGGAFMRIAMGATPFMLAMLLQVGFGLSAIQAGLMTFISAAGALVMKTTAPPILRRFGFRSVLVVNALIVAVSFVAYGLFTPTTPHWLILLILGIGGFFRSLHFTSLNGLAFADIGQDRMSRASTTSSMVQQLVQSVGIGLAAALMHFFMVARGEDQLTAAAISPAFVVTGLITLISLVFFIPLPRDAGDEMNGRK
- a CDS encoding OsmC family protein is translated as MIRKARAVWRGTGRDGDGDLTTDSGALSATPYSFKTRFEDTPGTNPEELIAAAHAGCFTMQLAFLIQRAGLAAEELSTEAAVSLVSDGEGFRIDRSALTLQAKVPGINQVKFDELARMAEKNCPVSRLLNAEITLQATLIS
- a CDS encoding HWE histidine kinase domain-containing protein, with protein sequence MGDEGRKGDWRNAGAGGEALLQAMLDAPSMLAGVVEPLADDYRFVMANRGACEFYGCAPGALNGRTGRDLGVASDQIGGRLEVLHRVLLGGTAETIEYSFRFPSGRQGWFLGTFTPLAEAAGQVAFIIIDITQQHLAQTEAERQGERLTLALNATELGFWEYDVATDRVDWDGRTRRMFGLPAEGDINYATYAAAVHVEDFPATRTAYDAAMAGENDGHYVVEHRTTAGGEGGSAVWVRGAARVSFDGLGRPVRVIGTSQDITAQVAARQRQDLLLAELNHRVKNNLAAVQAIASQTMRGAPDDPAAFRAAFDSRLQSLARGHDLLTRNVWEAADLRDVIEAALAPFAAEGFAIDGPEAPAPLGPEMAVNLVMVLNELATNAAKYGALSGAGRVSIVWRVDGERLQLHWRERGGPRVIPPKRTGFGTRLTLSALQAYGGTVELDFPPEGAECRMSALLARR
- a CDS encoding dicarboxylate/amino acid:cation symporter; this translates as MAQARKRGGIFASFGFQVLAGMALGLGLGLLARQLGSEAGQAGHGLSEALRLAGATFIQLLRVLVPPLVFTAIVASIANLRELQNAAALVWRTLFWFAATALIAVSIGIVLGLALKPGLNTTVAAAAAGVSQTSGSWLDFLTGLVPSNMLGLAASTTLADDGAKTTLSFNVLQIVVISLVTGIAALKSGAAAEPFLAFNASALAIVRKILWWVIRLTPIGTIGLFGNAVAHYGWDALAQLGAFALAVYAGLGLVLFVVYPTLLLANGLNPLKFFAGAWPAIQLGFVSRSSIGTLPVTQTVAESALGVPRSYAAFAVPLGATTKMDGCAAIYPAVAAIFVAQFYNVPLAVSDYFLIVFVSVIGSAATAGLTGAVVMLTLTLSTLGLPLEGVGLLLAIDPILDMGRTATNVAGQALVPTLVAKQQGMLNMEVYNAASGDLPTEPDQTTQRAA
- a CDS encoding flagellin, coding for MSMNSVNTNKGAMIALQNLNATNKDLGIVQNRINTGQKISTAKDNGAIWAIAQNQRAESASLNSVISSLQRGQSVADVAMSAGTAISDILVQMKEKVLAATEAGLSTASKAALSDEYKSLRDQIDTIANNATFDGVNLISTTSVNSASIKAIANADATATIDIDHVVLSKSNAKIAATLATLTNGVTSADVKEVEDAIQDVSSALSKLGTGAKALDTHMTNVMKLQDTLDAGVGNLVDADLAKESAKLQALQTKQQLGVQALSIANQSSSSLLGLFR
- a CDS encoding nitronate monooxygenase family protein, with the protein product MALPPILAERLRIPVIGSPLFIISGPELVIAQCKAGIVGSFPALNARPASQLDEWLAQITEELADWDRKNPDRPSAPFAMNQIVHKTNDRLEHDVEMAVKYKVPVTITSLGAREDVNKAIHSYGGVVLHDVINDRFARKAVEKGADGLIPVAAGAGGHAGHLSPFALIQELREWFDGPIALSGSIANGAAILGAQAMGADLAYIGSAFIATKEANAVQGYKDMIVASSGDDIVYSNLFTGVHGNYLRPSIEAAGLDPDNLPESDPSKMSFGSGGNQKAKAWKDIWGCGQGIGAIKEIPSAGEMIDRLAAEYEAAKAALAAKTSLTRGSALAMAAE